In the Zingiber officinale cultivar Zhangliang chromosome 5A, Zo_v1.1, whole genome shotgun sequence genome, GTTGGCGTTTACAGCCAACAGTATAAATGTAAGCCTATGATCTTAACCAGATTTGTTGAGGTGAGATCATCACTCCTATGAGACAAGAGGGGTATTTACCATTTGAGTATCTCGATATGCAAAGGATGGGCTCAGGAGTTAGGTGCCAGAAGTGATCCATCTTCAACGCTTGGATTGCAATGAAAACTAGCAAAAGATTCTCATATTTTTGTGGGCCAATCTTGTACTGATATTCGTGATAATTAGGAGAATATTAAACATAATAAGTTTACAGGAGCAAAATGAGTTGGAGAgaaataatgagaagaaatatgcaaTATATAGGCTTTAAATTTGTGTTCATTGTGAAAGTTCAAATTAAAAATGGAATTGGTATCATCTTAGATAATGATAAGGCTGTCAAGAAGTAGCATTGGCATAATATATTGAAACACACTGATAAttctcatgttttttttttcctgctGATCATCTCTTTATTCACTCTTTACCCAGCAATTCCTGTTTTCTTGATTCTGGTCTTCTTTGGTGATGGCTCCAGTATGAGTGAGCTCCAAATTGTTATCCTGAACTTTTCTACTCTTTAGGTTGAGCTATGGGATTAAGCTATGATAGAAGTCATTTATTCCAATTATATGACACAGTCAGTACCTAGGAGAATATTAACGAGTGTATGAGTTGCAGGTAGTTATAGATTGTAGTGTTTCAACCACTAGACTTGTTGGATTATTGTTTTTGATGTAGCATAagagtagggatgacaatttcctcCGAACCGGATGGAGGATCCGATACCTGactcgaatggaggagggtatgaagGGATTTTTTGGAACAAATTAAATAATCGGGTAATCAGGTATGGAAATTTTCAGATTCGGATATGGAGGCGGATCTGATAGAATCTTTCCCATATCTGATCTGAATATTCGATTAAATTATTCATCTTTCTTTTctctgatttttcagatttcaaCCACACTTCTATATTACTTACatctattaaaaaatatttcttttatcagAACCACTAATATGAAATGTTTCAGAAAAACTGGTGTCTGCAGTATTTCCTAAGTTTCTatcattctatatatatatatatatatatatatatatatatataaaagacagGTTCTTCTATGAAAATTTACATAAATGATTTCACTTGCATGATCAGTTGGTGCCATGTCAAATCAATTTCTTAAAATCTCACTATCTAAAAAGGAAAAAGCTATAAGATAGCAATCAAACCTACCATTTGATATTACACCCATTGTACGTTAGACAAAAGTATAGATGGTAATAGGATATATGGGTAAGGTATGGATATCCGATCCTCCGACGGGTATGGGGATGTGGATGGATATAAAAAATAGGGACGAGGATGAAGGATATGGAATCCGATCCAAAtccgacccattgtcatccctacacaagagtGCTTTTATATCAAATTGATGCAACATTTGATCAAATTAAATCAGGATAAAATTGATGAAGCACAAGATAATTATCTCACATACAGAACTTCTACAAATAATTGAACAAGGAAAATACTCTTAAGCACTTTTATAGAGTGATAATATGACTTGTTCTTTGTGAAATAATATCTTAGTTCATTCCTAATAAAACTCTAACAAACTTTTTGTAAAAACTCTAAACAACTTTttcaaattctttaaaaaaaattatctacagAATATTTAAACAATTTAGATAGTTCTGAAACTTTGAATAAATTTAAATGAGATTTGAAAAGTGATTTTTCTCCAACCAAGGAGAACTTGACTCAGGTGAGATGTTAACACTTTTTCCCATTGCCAATTTCATGCAAAAAGTATAAATGACCTTTCCAAGTTTGTTGAGCATGATCTCTTATTATGCTTTCTCGGGTGACCTTTTCAATGATTGATTTCTCCTTTATTTTTGGTCGCCCCTACCAATGGATAGGAAAGTGCATTAACTTTTCATAGCATGAAGATGATGACCACATTTTCATAGTAATCTTTGGGTGTAAAAGTGAAAATATTGAGGATGAATACAAATAAACGCTATCTTTAATAAAGCCAGCATTTAAAGGAGGTTCAAATTTCTCCCAGAAATCTACACATTcttcaattttaaaattgaattagTGTTTAAATAAATTGGCATTTAATTAGTTAGTTAAATAAATGACATGTTAAATAAACTAGCTTTATAATGAAATTTCATCTCAATGTAGCTTCAAAAGCATATGATATGAGATAAATTGGATTTATATTGCAAGATGAGAATTTATCATATTACTAGTTATTTTatagtaattatttttaatataattttattcctAGTATGGACACACGTCTCTTGTTACTTCTCATTAGAACTCTTTGTAAGGTGGCTAGTAAATAAAGAAACTAAGACAATCTTTTAAGTGATGAATAACTGGACAAAATACACATACTTATAGGATTTTTAATTGATTTTCcaattttaaaattgatgttgTCCATTCTTAATTCATGATATGTGGCTTCTGAACGATATATAACTTGTGAGCccaaatctaagtcatactaagtTACTAACAATTTTTTCTTTATTCAAGTTATTAGAGAAGTTCCTTAAagttaatttatcatacatttttAGGGTAAAATTAACAAAGTTTTTTTCCCCCCAGATTTCAACTCTTTTATTTTAATTAGAAGTTCTTTGATATTAAGTGAACTAGAGGCTTTTGATAACatctttgattttgattttgggCTCTATTAAATTATGAAGGgacatattttttaatattattttttcattttatgtCAATATATGATGGTTTTGTGTCTATCATGTAATGGGTTTTAAAcattttgctaaaattctctaCCAACTTCTACAGTTTGTTGTTGGTAAATCGTGCTCGTTTAGTAAAGGCCATCTTATAAGGACGAAAATATTCCTTACTGTCAACTAACCAATCTttaaattttctagggtttccTTTTCCATCAAAAGTAACAGTGTCATGCTTAGGCTATATTGATTGTGATTCTCACTCATTCTCATGGAAATATATTGGCTCTTCTCTACCAGCTTCTACAACTTTGCCGGGAATGATGATTATAAAGTAAAGCAATGTGATAAATAAAATACAATGCAGAAAGATACTGAGTAACAGGGACAAAAACTAACATGTGAGTAAATAACAAACTATCTACATGAATGAAACTTTGTGCTTTTAAGAATAATATACGATCATACACAAACATTtatgaaaaaaaacaaatttaatgTAAGAGATGTAAATTTATCAACTAGATAAACAAATAAAAGATGATTAATGAGATGATGAGGTTGCCCCAAGTTGGAATCTCTAATCTAGCAAATTTTTTGTTGCAATAGTGTTGTAGTGATCTGGATTGCTTATTTTGCAATATGTCTTGGACCAAATCCAAATAGTGTATGCCTCCACTTGAATTAATCTCATTCCCTCAATTTTATAGCCCCCGCGGGTTGACGTAGTTGGTATATGCATGGGTGTTTGCTCTATTAGGTCTTGGGCTTAATTCCCAGTGGGTGCAAAATACCTCGTTGAGTGTGTGACCTCTCCCATGAAAAGGCCGCTGGTATAGGGCAAAATGCCTCTCGTGATTTACCTGTCTGTATCTTGTTGTGGGGCCGGCGATACTGGGCCACTTGGGATGCGCGATATCACTTTTTGCTTCAATTCCCTCAATTTTGTACCAAATGCCTAGATCCCTTATTTTAATTAAACTGAACATGTTCTATTAATTAGCAAATTGGACCAGATCTGTTCCTTCAACGAACGTGCCTATggctttttcttttttatttcctgTGGATAGCTAGCTTCCTATGGATAGATCCTTTCcttggtcaggcaggattgtcaATGAAGATGCGGCGTGGAGATGGTAGATGGGTGGAATTGTTTGATCAGGCAAGGCAATGAAGGCTTCATCAATGGATGAGCAGTGTGGTGGCACAAAAGAGGTGGCAGATGGACGTGGAATGGTGAAGAACACATGGGGGGAAATGGAAGTATTAAACATTCAATTGTGAATTTAACATAGCACCAATTTGAACTCTTAAAGCACATAGAACATTAGGAAAGAATTAATCAATAAAAGGATGACTATTTAACAGAAAAAATAAGAGATAAGATAttcctaactccttttatataTTGACGATAAGATTTATTCTTTTGTAAACTAATAACTTAGTTACTCCTATCTAAACTGTAACAAACTTTTTCTAAACaaggtataattttttttatatcacaCTAAAAATTTAAGTAACTTTGACAACTTTgaaattaaaaacaaatttaaTTTGGATTTGAAAATTTCAGTTGCATTAGTTTCCTCTATTCACACTTTATATCCATAGTTTTTCATGCTATACTAGATTACTACTAACTTGAAGAGGATCATTTTGGCTCACATGCAGGGAATGGAATCTCGAGCTGTGTTGCCCGAAACGGTTACCGTTCCGACACCGGACCGGCACAGCACGTGCAACAATTTCACGTGCATCATCGCGTGCGTCACGCGTTTGCAACAGATGGAAGAAGGAATCAAGATTACGACTTACCCAAAAGGAAGCATTGGCGAAAGATTAGGGTTTAGGGCGAGGCGACAGCGAAGCTGAGGCGACTGCGAGGCGGTGACGGCGAGGCGACAGTAAGGCGATGGCGGCAGGCAAGGGGGAGCAGGGAATCACGATGAGAGCAGCAGGGAAGAAGCGGAATCGCGATGAGAGAAAAAGTTGGATTTTATTAAATCATTAAATTATATATagaatttctaattaattattatataaattataattatatattatataaattaaaaattaattaaataaactttaattaataaatataattataatatataattttataatttttatttaaaatataaaaaataaagtaaaaataatatatagttatataatttaaaataatttttataaattaaaaatagattaaaattttataaaaatatttaaaataattttaaaaatttaattgttaaaaaataaaaataatatatatatatatataaaaaggggagccttggcgcaacggtaaagttgttgccatgtgaccaaaaggttacgggttcgaatcctggaaacaacctcttgcaaaaagcagagtaaggctgcgtacaatggattcttccccgggaccccgcatggcgggagcttcgtgcaccctactgcccttttatatatatatatatatatatatatatatatatattgaaataGCATCGGCACGATACGATATCGTTGCGGTTTGGAACCGAAATCTCGACACggatcgagattttaaaccttgctcaCATGTATTGATAATTCCATTCAATTTTGCATCTTCACTGAAATTCAGAATGTTGGTGGTATAGATGTTCTTGCTGAGATGCTAAATTCTTTAGATCCTAGAAAATCCATGGTTTTTCATGCTATACTAGATTACTACACACTTGAAGAGTAGCATTTTGGCTCACATGTACTGATAATTCCATTCAATTTTGCAGCCTCACTGAAATTCAGAATGCTGGTGGTATTGTAGATGTTCTTGCTGACATGTTAAATGCTATAGATCCTAGAAATAAAGAGGTATGGTTTGCTTTGAGACTTGATGTTGTTTCTTTTACCCATTCAAATAGTACTTCTAATTTTGGCATAGTTGTAGAATGTGAGAGCAACATTGTCATCAAGATCCTACCTAGTCACAGATCCTGAAATTTAACAGTGTCATCACCGTTGTTGGTCATCAAACCATGTTTGCACAAACCATTTGAGGTTGGCTTATGGATCTTATGGCTTCTTTAAGTTCGATACAAGATTGTAATACTAGTTAAAATTCAAATCATTCAaacattttattattatataaattagagTTTTCTTTGGTCTCCTCCCCCTTTACACCTTGATTATCTTGAATCCCTTGAATGTGGTTGTTTTGTTAATCAATTTTCTTTCACTTTATTATTTATTCGAGCTACATCTATCACTCTTGAATGATAGCTTGTTTCAATCATAGCTTTCTCAAATCTGCTGCATTGAGTTTTACATATTTTCTAACACCTCTTTAACCTTTGTAAGCATGGTATCTCTACTTAGATATTTTCGACAATACAATTCTAGAAGCTCCTCTCCATTTCAACTGCTCACTTCAATCCTCTCAACAATATTTTAGTCAATATCTCCTTGTTAAGATATTTAAAAATCTTACTCTCATCCATTTCAACAGTTACATCAAATCTTTCTTACAATTGAAAAGAAACTTATATATTCTCAAATCTACTCATATTGGATATAATTGGTGAGGTTTATCTAGTACCACTattaaaaataaacatttcttgAACATCATATTTAGCATTAACATATCTATTAATTTCCAATATCTAGATTATTATCACATATTCTAATATCATAAAACATAATTTACAAAATTTCTACAGTGAATATATATACAGTATAATATAGATGATAAGTACTGCAAGTAGTAACCTTTTATAAGATTGGCATGAAAAATTAAGGTCTTTATTCAGAAAGGGTTCAAAGTTCCTTAGACGATATGACATGAAAAATTAAGGTTTATTTTAACAAATGCTAAACTTTAAAATGTTTATGTTAATACAACTCTATTCCAATATTTGATTAAGTCAAGGTTGTCATGCTCGAGATTCTACCTAGGAATCGGTGGGGAAGCATAGGAATGAGTCATGAGTTTGAAAGATTCCAACCCAATTTAAACACTACTTGTAGTTTGGACCATTGAGGCCAATTTGGGTTGGAGGAATCTTAAGAATCTAAGAGCTAGATTGTGTGCAAGTTTTGTTTTTATATCTTGGTCCAATGTCCAGTTTGAAGGGAATAAAAAACTAAAACTGATTTCCCACTTTTGAAGGGAGTTTTGTTTATAGATTATCTTAGTTGCATTCTCTGGAGTTAGAAGTTTATGTCTCAGATTGAGTTGATAACAATACTTTTTTACCTTTAgaaatctatttatgataaacACTATCTGtgcaaattttatatttaatgttgaattttctTAACCAGAGTGATTTTATATGCAGGGGCTTAAACAAGAGGTAATTACTGACCTTGTCAGTCAATGCCGTACCTATAGACAGAGAGTTGTCCATCTTGTTAACACAACATCGTAAGTCCTCTACTTCTTTCATTTTCTATGAAATTTTTGAAAGATCCAGTCTAGTGAAGTTATGTAGTAGTTCATCTTCTTGTGCAAAAGTGATGATCTATATGGCTAAGAAGTTTTCTATTTGTATCTACATCACTATTTATAGTTAAAAATAGCAAAAACTTTGCGCATTCAATTCACATTATTTGAACTTCTTGTATCATTCTTCTTTCCTTTGCCTGCCTTGCTTTATTTTTTCAACTCTCTATTATGTTTCTTGATGATGGCATATTAAAGTTACCAACATCTTCTATCTGATgttacatttaaaattttatttcgtaAGTTACCTGGTTTTGCTCATCACTTGTcatgagagtttttttttttttttttttttgccataatCCAAGTCTTGCTTTATTACAGAGATGAGGAGCGACTTAGCCAAGGACTTGCTTTGAATGATAATTTACAGAAAGTACTAGCAAAGCATGATGCTATAGCTGCTGGAATTGCAGTTCCTGTTGAGAAACAGCAAAAATCTCTCCAGACACTTATAGATGCTAATGCTTCTTCATCTAGCAAAGTTTCAGTCCAAAGGTAAGAACCTTTTTATTTCTGTAGGTGGTAGTTGCTACTCTTGAGTCTTGAAGCCATGCCCatgttataataattttgaattttttatacaaaatttttaggTCAGCTGTTGCTTACAATAGGTTCCTGCAAGAATTCACCTCATCTGAAATCTCTAAGTATAGTTTGAAGATTCTTACTATCCTCAAAGCTAAATAAATTCAACTCACCAAAATTAGCAGATGATGTTAATGAAAGATTTGAACAACTTCCATAGAAACCTTAGTAATTTTTGGCTTACGCCTATAATACTTGTGATAATTTGATGctcttttttatttctatttgatttttgaCATTCTGGGATAGGTTGTCAGCTACAAGCACGAGTGCAAATAACCAACCTCCTCTACAGCAATTATTGTCGCCCACACCACCTCAACCTGATGGTCCAAAATCTTCTTCAGTTAAATTAGATCCAAATATGGACCTTCTTAGTGGTGACAACTATAACAAACCTGCAAAGGACGATCTACTAGCTCTAGTTCCTGTTGACCAACCAGCTACAATTTCTGCTTCAGACCAGAACATTTTAGCTCTTGCAGACATGTTTCCCCCAACCAACATTAGCAGTAGCACACCTCCAACCAACTCATTTGATTCAAATTCGGCATTTCCACCACAACAGATATATCCTGCTGGATCTGGATCCAATCTTCAGATGCAACTCCAGCAAacatcacaatcacatgcagCGCCCTTTGGTAATGGAAGTATTCCAAACTCAGTGGCATCCCAATTTGAACAGGCAAGCTATAATAATGGGGTACAGCTAAACCAGGCAACAAATGCATGGAATGGTCAACTTACTCCAGCGCACAATCCACAGCAGGAAACCCTGGGCCATGGTAAGATCATTTTTAATCCTTCTTTTCCCTGTTCTTTGTTTCTATTTAGcagtttttttattaattttattctctctcttttctttccattCATTGTGTTTGTTTCTGGACACAGCTATCTGTAATAGAGTAAGGATGAATTGCTAAAATGGGAAAATGCACTTACTTTCTTGCAGTGTTTGCATAGCATAAGGTCTTTGTTTTCCTTATTAATTGTTTAATGAGTAAAGTATGACTAGTTTTGTGCCTGTTGAATATACTTTCATTCTTATCTTAAACAATACAATTGTATTTATGTATGATGTACACATGGGCATACGTCCATGCACATGTGACTTATGAAAATGTGAATATATGTCATTATATCTCTGGAAGGGCTAGCGCACTCTCATCTCACttatctcaattttttttatcaattaattaatttctcAATGGTTGTGTGCCAAGTGTGTACGAGTATGCATACATGTCTTATTAGGCATTAACTTTAAGACTGGACATCCATGTGCATGGCTAACGCGAGCTACCAAATCAGGATTCCTTGATGGTACTTTTTGCCAAGAAAGAATGTTGTGGAGAGCTTCAATTGTTCTGAAAAAGAattatttatcatagttttaaacATTATAAACACAATTAACAGAAACATTTCCTACACTTATTTGCTTGGATAGTTAGATGGCTGTTCTTTCATTCTATTGCAGTTGCAACTGAACAAGACGAGGCTTTTCCCCCGCCACCCTGGGAAGCACAACCAATGCAGAATGAAATAGCTGGCTTGAAGCCTCAACCACTCCAAGCTGAGCAAGTTGGAGCTGTACAACCTCAACCCATGCCAGGTGGACAGATGGGGGTGATGCATCCACAGCATATGTTAGGTGTCCAGCTTCCTGGGGGTTTACAATCTCAATTTGGGCCAAGCGGTCAATTTCCAGGCATCTATCCTCCAATGCATAACAGTCAGGTGATGCCTATGTATCCACAACAAATGCTCGGAGGTTATGTAGGTACGAGTCAACAGACAATGCAAGGGTTTCAGCCAACAGGATATGGATATAGCCAGCAACCTGAAGCTCAGTACTATGATCCATCGAGATCTGCATATGCTTATTCCAGTCCGAATGAGCTCCCACAGAGAATGTATGGGCTCTCTGTGCAGGATAGTAACTCTTACTCAAGCATGACTTCTTCCTACCAGATGCCTTTATCCTCCCCCTCATATGTGCACAAATCGAACAAACCATCGAAGTCACAGGATAATCTTTTCGGTGATCTTGTTAGTATGGCCAAAACAAAGCAAAATAAACCTACTGCTAGTAAAAGTTGAAAGCTTGTGAAACATAcggagctatttttttttttttcccttttacaAATTGTTCCAGTTATGGCGTCTTTCTTTCAATGTATTTTCCCGTCTCCACATTTGTTAAGTCTCGTCTACTAGCAATGATATATATATTTGTATCTTCATGGGAAAAATGTCGAGGTTGATTAGAAGGATATTAGAACTTATTGCTTTCACATCTGATTTGTTCCAATCTCTGAGCTTGACGGCTAGATTGAGTGTAATTCTGGAACTAGCTTCTGAATAAGTAAAGTGTTTGCTTGGTTCAAGTTACCATTGTGGTTTAACTTGCAAGAGTTGAGGTTGATTAGAAAGATTTCTAATTACCTATTCATTTCACATCTGATTTGTTCCAATTTCCGAGCTTGAAGGCAAAAGTCTAAATCGAGGGCACGTATAGTGCTTGCTTGTTTCAATGTACCATTGTGTAAAATTGTTATCATGTGACTTAATAATTACGGATTATAGTCACAAAATGGTTTTTTATATTGCAGGATAAACCATAAGACTCGCATTGATGAAATTTTCATGCGTCAGGGTAATTCATGGTAAATGATACGTCTTTTCGTCCCTTTGgtgttaaatattaaatttagttCAATGATTTCCATGCGGGTTTTTACTCTTCTCCTCTCTCCTGTAACTTGGTGTATGAATGCCGATTAGCGTATTCGAGCCCGAAGTTGCAGCGAAGCTATCACCTGTGCTATTGGCGAGCAAGGCGGGATAGGAATCTGCCAATGATAGCAGAAGTACGGTGACAAATTGACATTTTATCATTGCAGATAAATAATAATAGTGTTTATTAGACTAAGGATTAAATGAGCTTAAAAGATTTGAGATAAATTTCAAAATCGTGCCGTCTGAAATGGATAATATTTACCGTTCCGATACAAGATTGGTACCAATATTTATCGACACTGAGATCGCAATAGAGATATCCCGTAAGCCCGTGGGTCACGATGGGGATACCCACGCGATgtcagaaaaaaataaaataataattaattttgaacttAGGTTATAGTTTTAATAAACTTCTAGTTATAAAATATAAATGAAATGATCTAAATAGgtttaatgaaattatattaatttaatatatatttatttattttaattttaaaattatataataaattttgtatttatttaccATAGCACAACgaatttgtatttttaattttttaatatttagatcaatttttttatttttaattaatatatttatatttaaaaaatatcaaaattatattgACACATTAAATATAAATCAGATGATAAAACATTACCAATGTAGATCCATTAAACAATTCTAATAGCTATAAACAGTCAAATCTTAACTAAGATAATATATGAATTTTTAGATGATGATTCCCAAGTCACCAAATGGAGTTTGCAACGAAAACAATCCAAAAgtaaaatttttctttattttggagttagtgaaattttctttttaaaattatctttcaatatTAATCCGATACAAATAGATCAGGAGATGAATTATTCGTCATTTGATGGGATCATAATTATAatctaatcataattaattatgatctctTCCTCAATTTATCGTCCTCCTCTTATTCTAATTTAGATTGAAACAGACAATCTCCATCGTCCATTTCGACCCAAGTTATATAACCTGAggaaagataaattaaaaaaaaaacataactaaTTAGGATGGAATTACCATCATGGCCTAATTACAATTACGAACATCCACTGTTTTTTTTATCAAGAGATCTGGTCTCCTGACAATTTGTCAATTGACAATCCGACCCTATTCCCAACACTGCGACTCACCAAGTCACGATCGCGGAACCGAACTCGCGGAATCCTAGCGGATGCTTTCTCGTCCCGCGAAACCCTTCTCCGGCTTTCGAAGGCGTTCGAAGGCATCCCCACTCTGCGAAGAACCCTAGCGGCGTTCCACTCGCGAAGGCGCGGCTTTCCCGACTCGCGATCGCGAAGAACCCTAGAGGTATTCCAGGTATTTATTTGATTAACAACAAGATTTTGGGATTTTGTTTATCCAGCACAGATCCGTTTCTGTCTGGTTGGTCGTCGTGGAAGATTTTGGTATTTATTTGATTAACAGCAAGATTTCGGCATTCTTCACTGTTGTTTTTTTCCCCATGAAAGACCGTGTTTTTAAGCTGagcatttctccttgttttcttccttggataTCTCGGATGAATTTCTTTGTTCTCTATATTTACTGTATTCCTAGATCTGGGCTTGATTGTTTTAGCATTGTCCTGCTGCCCCTTTTGCCCTTTTGTACTTACAGCAAAGCTATTGAGTATGACAATGAATGCATTTTATGTAATTTCCTTGACTCGGTGATCATGTAGTTTTGATTT is a window encoding:
- the LOC121980345 gene encoding TOM1-like protein 9, which gives rise to MAGALVDRATSDMLVGPDWSINLEICDVLNHEPGQAKEVVKILKKRIAHKNSKVQLLALTLLETIIKNCGDIVHMHVAEKDILHEMVKIVKKKQSDFHVKEKVLILIDTWQEAFGGPRARYPQYFAAYQELLRGGAVFPPRTETSPPIFTPPQTQPLRTYPPSMRSPGYQTEPPESSVASEFPALSLTEIQNAGGIVDVLADMLNAIDPRNKEGLKQEVITDLVSQCRTYRQRVVHLVNTTSDEERLSQGLALNDNLQKVLAKHDAIAAGIAVPVEKQQKSLQTLIDANASSSSKVSVQRLSATSTSANNQPPLQQLLSPTPPQPDGPKSSSVKLDPNMDLLSGDNYNKPAKDDLLALVPVDQPATISASDQNILALADMFPPTNISSSTPPTNSFDSNSAFPPQQIYPAGSGSNLQMQLQQTSQSHAAPFGNGSIPNSVASQFEQASYNNGVQLNQATNAWNGQLTPAHNPQQETLGHVATEQDEAFPPPPWEAQPMQNEIAGLKPQPLQAEQVGAVQPQPMPGGQMGVMHPQHMLGVQLPGGLQSQFGPSGQFPGIYPPMHNSQVMPMYPQQMLGGYVGTSQQTMQGFQPTGYGYSQQPEAQYYDPSRSAYAYSSPNELPQRMYGLSVQDSNSYSSMTSSYQMPLSSPSYVHKSNKPSKSQDNLFGDLVSMAKTKQNKPTASKS